AGGGGGAGGGGgcaaaatcctgaaaaacataaaataggggggtaaaattccAAGTTCTAAAACAGGGGAGGCAAAATCcagaatcaataaaaatagagggggtaaaattccgagttttaaaataggggggtaaaattcagattcaatcaaaataggggggtaaaattgcatttaagcctattttttatattaaacacGAAGGATTTATTGGGAATTTTTGTAGGACTTGTTGGGCCGTTTTTCTGCACTTGTCGGGCCTTTATCAACATCATTATCAAGAGCAAATTGCTCTTCACCCTTTCAAAATTGCTGCTCATTCACTTGATCTAGCGGGAGTTAACTCACACACACGGCATTTTTCAGCGGTAGGTAACTTACGCTGACACTTTTTAGATCagttaaattactttttaagtCGGGTCAATCGATCTTAAAAATGTCAGTATGAGTTAACTACTGCTGAAAAATATCGAGCGTGAACTCCCACTAGGTTCTGGGTAGGGaatgaacaattttaaaaggcagaaaaataattttcttatcAAGAAGCTTAATATCATAACTTATCTACTCATCGCCATTGTCATTTGCCAACGAGATATGAGGATCGTAGTATGCAATGTCTACTGCTAAATCTGAGCCAttggattaaataaataattaattaaaataaataataataaaaatatgaaaactgtCCAATTACATCATGTCGTGCGCGCGTTATTTTGTTTCTACCAGGGAAGTTATTCATCGTTGCTGCAAAAACTAACTAGCTTGTGCCAAAACACAAAGAACACTAATATTCAATTGCCCTTATTTACTTTTTCGATTGTCTCAAATCTCAGGTACGTCTATTGTTTTTTCTCCATTGGTCATAACTAATTTCATATGCTGATCCATTACTTTTACTTGTAATATTTTTCACTTGCTTGTCCTCATTACTTATATAAGAAACAAATTATTTCACATGTTTGTCCTCATTCACTTTTATGATTACAAAAAACTAACCAACAGAGttgagaattgattttaaaatgtgatacattaaatattatatatatgtttctttTGTGAGTTATATATACTCTTTTACGTTAATTTAGATTGTTTATATTCATGTATAATTGTTTCTTTTGTGAGTTATATATACTCTTTTACGATGATAATTTAGATTGTTTAtactcatttataattaaataaggtATACATTTGGCTACCGCAAATAAGatatacattttttgtttttaggaatttttaagACTTTTGATACAAGATGAATGAAGATTGGAATCCAAAAGTAGATATGGTTTTCTGTAGCTTTGAAGATGCTTGGGAGTTCTGGAACACTTACGGTGGTAAGGTTGGATTCGGAGTGAGGAAAGATTATACACACAGAAAAAAGGATGGTTCAGTTTCTTCTTGTAGGTTTGTTTGCTGCAAAGAAGGCATGCGAAAGCCAGACAAGCGAGATTATAAAACAAAGAATCCAAGACTAGAGACCAGAACAAATTGTGAAGCAAGGTTAGGACTTAAGAATGTGGATGGAAAATTGATGGTGCATGATTTTGTGGAGGACCACAACCACGAGTTACTTTTGCCAGAAACAACTCATATGTTGTCGTCTCAACGAAAGGTTTCTGAAATTCATTGTCAACAAATTGAACTAGCTGATAGTGTCGGTGTACAACAAAAGAAATCGTTTGATTTATTGAGTAAAGAAGTAGGAGGCAGAACTAACTTGGGTTTTATACGTCTTGATCAAAAGAATTATCTTcggaaaaaaagagaaagaagttTGGTACAAGGGGAGGCCGGCTATTTATTGCAATACTTTCAAAGAAAGACGGTAGAAAATCCAACTTTCTACCATGCTTATCAGCTAGATATTGAAGATCAAATCACCAATGTGTTTTGGGCAGATGCTAGGATGCTGGTTGATTACAGTTATTTTGGTGATGTTGTTTCTCTTGATTCAACATATTGCACAAATAGTTCGCACAGACCACTAGCAATCATCTCGGGATTTAACCACCATCGAGGAGCCGTAATTTTTGGAGCTGCATTATTATATGACGAAACTGCTGAGTCATACGAGTGGCTATTTGAGACATTTCTAGAAGCACATAAGCAGAAAATGCCTCAAACAGTTTTTACTGATCAAGCCAAATCAATGGCAAAAGCATTAGCCGAGGTTATGCCTGAAGCTTACCATGGTTTAAGTACGTGGCACTTGATGCAAAATGGAATTAAACACTTAGGAAATTTAATGAAGGGGGAATCTTATTTTCTTAGTGACTTTAAGAAATGCATGTATGGTTATGAAGATGTAGAACAATTTGAAGATGGTTGGACATCCCTCCTTATAAAGTATGGTGTTCAGAAAAATAATTGGTTGCAAAGAATGTACAATATAAAGGAGAAATGGGCATCTTGTTACATGAAGAAGACTTTGACATTAGGGATGCGAAGCACTCAACTTAGTGAAAGTGTGAATGTAGATATTAAAAATTTTATGAGTAAGAACTtggatttaattaaattttttgagcGTTTTGAAGATGTTGTAGAAGAAAAGCGGTATAAAGAATTGAAGTGTGAATTTGAAGCACGCCAAAAAATTCCAAGACTGAAGAACTCATATTCTGATATTTTGCAACAAGTGTCCAAGCTTTATAATCCTACTATTTTCGACTTATTCCAACGTGAGTATGAGTTGTTTGAAGCATGCTTTGTGAAAAGCATGGACATACAAACATCATCATCTACTTATGTTATTGCCAAGAAAAGGAATATGGGAGAATGGCAAGTGACCTTCGATTTGGAAAAGAATACAATTTGTTGCTCTTGTCGTAAATTTGAAAGCTTTGGCATACTTTGTTGTCATTGCTTAAAAGTCTTCATTCATATGGACGTTACATCAGTGCC
Above is a genomic segment from Medicago truncatula cultivar Jemalong A17 chromosome 5, MtrunA17r5.0-ANR, whole genome shotgun sequence containing:
- the LOC112422174 gene encoding protein FAR1-RELATED SEQUENCE 5-like, giving the protein MNEDWNPKVDMVFCSFEDAWEFWNTYGGKVGFGVRKDYTHRKKDGSVSSCRFVCCKEGMRKPDKRDYKTKNPRLETRTNCEARLGLKNVDGKLMVHDFVEDHNHELLLPETTHMLSSQRKVSEIHCQQIELADSVGVQQKKSFDLLSKEVGGRTNLGFIRLDQKNYLRKKRERSLVQGEAGYLLQYFQRKTVENPTFYHAYQLDIEDQITNVFWADARMLVDYSYFGDVVSLDSTYCTNSSHRPLAIISGFNHHRGAVIFGAALLYDETAESYEWLFETFLEAHKQKMPQTVFTDQAKSMAKALAEVMPEAYHGLSTWHLMQNGIKHLGNLMKGESYFLSDFKKCMYGYEDVEQFEDGWTSLLIKYGVQKNNWLQRMYNIKEKWASCYMKKTLTLGMRSTQLSESVNVDIKNFMSKNLDLIKFFERFEDVVEEKRYKELKCEFEARQKIPRLKNSYSDILQQVSKLYNPTIFDLFQREYELFEACFVKSMDIQTSSSTYVIAKKRNMGEWQVTFDLEKNTICCSCRKFESFGILCCHCLKVFIHMDVTSVPEPYILKRWTKIARSRASQTIGVSHVVEDLDLSPAQCYKEICPHFIRIVTEGCRSPEAVEFLKEVADELDEQMLKFQNMQISSEQVNGTSNNIKEISITNDCATQVKGFKNNEGPKGSKRWKGWVETKLAKRKKRAKSIASQIQEPMVLLIYLVLFFVFVDYISLPLYSFFRVEEQR